The stretch of DNA CACGGCCTCCGCGAGGGTCTGCAACTCCTCGGAGCCGACCGGTGCGGCCCCGCGCGAAGCCCAGACCACCCAGCGCCCGGGAAGCGCACTGCCCCTGGCCCCCTCGCCGGTGGCCACCAGCCCGGCCTGCCCGCGCAACCGGACGCTCCACTCGGCCAGACCGCCCCTGGTCAGCAGCTCCCGGACCAGCTGGGCGAACTCGTTCGAGGACAGCTCGGCCGCCGACGGCACGGCCATCCCGGCCGTACCGCTCGGCTCGACCTGCGCCAGCCCGTACGGGTCGGGGGTCACCACGGCAGCCAGCTCCCGCAGCCTGACCAACGCCTCGTCCTGCTCGGCGGCGGCGTAGACGCCCTGACCGTCCGCCTCTTGCCCCGGTACCTGCCCCGGTACCTGCTCCTGTCCCCGGCCCTGCCCCGGCTGATCGGCTCCCCCGGTCAACGTCTCCTCGGCGGGGAACAGCCGGGTGCGGGCGAGGGCATTGCGATCCGCGTCAACGCTGAGCAGGCAGACCGGCTCGGCTGAGGCCACTCCCCCGGCGACCGGAGCGGCCGTCGCGACGGCCGCCGGACCGGGGCGCAGCCAACCGTTGAGGACCACCCCGGCCAGGATGTCCTCGGTGTCCACGGCGTCGACCGCCTGGAGGGCCCGCAAGGCCAGCCGAGCGGCCAGCCGGAGGTAGTCGGCAGCCCGGTCGGCAGCCGGACGGGGGATGGGCGTGATCTCGCCCTCCGGCGAAAGCCGGTAGCCGGACAGCGAGGGCACCACGTCGAGCGACGGCAGGTCAAGGTCGAGCACGGCCGTGCGGGTGAGCGGACGGAAGACTGCCCGGCAGGGGGCGGGCAGGTCCTGGGTCGCGCCCTCGGCGGCGGCGAGGGCACGCTCCAGCAGGGACTCGACGGCGGCAGGCTCGGCCAACCGGTAGGCCCGCCGGCACTCCTCCAAACTCTCGTTGTACTCCCGGACGGCCCGGGCCCGGGCCTGCTCCATCTCCTCGTGCGCCTGCCGGGCCGCCTGCTCCCCGCTGTCGGCCGCCTCGGCCTGGCGTGCCCGCCACTCCCGGAGGTCCCGCTGATGGCGCAGCCGGGCCGCGGCCAGCTCCCGCTGGTAGCCGGAGTCGAGCAACCGCCGGGACGGGGCCTCGTCCGGGTCGGCCAGCTCCGGCTGCGCCGGAGCGTAGTCGGCCCACCGAGGCTCGGCGCCCGCAGCGGAAGCCTCCTCACCATGCGGGTAGGGGCGCGGCTCGTAGCTGCGCAGCTGGCTCTCGAAGTCCATCGCGGAGACGGGCAGGGCGGCTCGACGGAGCAGGTCCGCCAGGCGCTCGTGCTCGGCCTGGACGGTGAGCGTCCGATGGTGGGTCAGTGCGGCGGCCCGCCCGTGGGCCGCCACGCCCGCGTCCGGCTCACCGAGACCCGGCTTCCTGCCGGCGCCACCGCCCACCGGACCGCCGTCCGCCAGACCACCACCCAGCAGACCACCATCCGAAAGACCACCACCCGAAAGACCACCGTCTGCCGGACTGTCGCCTGCCGAACCATCACCTACCGGGCCGGCGACGCCGGACTCGTCGAGGGCACCAATCGAGCCGGCGGCGTCGGCCTGGCCAAGCGGGCCGGTGAGGCCGGTGGGGGCGGAGACGGCCTGACCTGGGAGCTGGGCGGTCGGACCGTCGGCAGCTACCCTGGGCACACCGGGGGCGTCCTGGTCCGTACGCGGCTCCGGGACGTCGGCCCCCAGGTCTCGGAAGACCGAGGCCAGGAAGCCGGGCTGGAGCACCGCGGCCGTACCGTCCGGCTGACCCTCGGATGAGTGCTGCATCGGCGGTCGTTCCCCCAAGCTCGTCCGGTGTGCTCGCCGGGCCACACGGCCTGGCCCGGGCTTCATTCTCCACCGTACGGGCACTCCGGAACCGTCTCTCCGACCTTTCCTCCCTCCATTTGTGATTCTCCGTCGATTCCGGGCTCAACCGCCTTGCCGTCAACTGCGATTCGGCTAGCGCGCCCTGTCCGCTCGCTGCCTTCTCGTCACCTCCTCCCCCGCTCTGCGGCGTCTCTATTGCCCTTGCTCAGTTCGTGCGGGTGTTGGTCAGGTGCAGTCCGATGTAGCCGACGTAGATCCGGCCGCTGCCCGAGCAGTCGTCCAGGTAGTGCAGGCGGGGGGCGGTGCGGCCACCACCGATCCGCAGGTGTGCGCCCATGAACGCGCGCCGTGAGGAATCTACGCACGCCGGTACCGGGAGCATCCGCTCGCGCTTCCACTTGGTGTGGCTCTCGACCGTCCGGGACTCCCCTCGGACGGCCTTGCGCGGCGGGAAGCGGTGGCACCCGGGTGGTGTGTGCTCGCACCACTGCTTGAAATCCCCGTGCGC from Kitasatospora sp. MMS16-BH015 encodes:
- a CDS encoding restriction endonuclease; the protein is MAAHGRAAALTHHRTLTVQAEHERLADLLRRAALPVSAMDFESQLRSYEPRPYPHGEEASAAGAEPRWADYAPAQPELADPDEAPSRRLLDSGYQRELAAARLRHQRDLREWRARQAEAADSGEQAARQAHEEMEQARARAVREYNESLEECRRAYRLAEPAAVESLLERALAAAEGATQDLPAPCRAVFRPLTRTAVLDLDLPSLDVVPSLSGYRLSPEGEITPIPRPAADRAADYLRLAARLALRALQAVDAVDTEDILAGVVLNGWLRPGPAAVATAAPVAGGVASAEPVCLLSVDADRNALARTRLFPAEETLTGGADQPGQGRGQEQVPGQVPGQEADGQGVYAAAEQDEALVRLRELAAVVTPDPYGLAQVEPSGTAGMAVPSAAELSSNEFAQLVRELLTRGGLAEWSVRLRGQAGLVATGEGARGSALPGRWVVWASRGAAPVGSEELQTLAEAVAEEGADRGLRLTCGHFSEEALDLAAEPAYEQIHLVDGNGVQELTRTHLGLPFTPAE